The Acidihalobacter prosperus genomic sequence CAAGGCGCATGCGCACATGCTTGCCCACGTCGGCGTGCTCAGTGACCGCGAATGCGACGACATCGTCGCCGGGCTGGACGAGATCCTCGGCGAGATCGAGCGCGGCGAATTCGAGTGGTCCGTGGGGCTCGAAGACGTGCACATGAACATCGAGGCGCGGCTGACCGCGCGCATCGGCGCCGCGGGCAAGAAGCTGCACACCGGGCGCTCGCGCAACGACCAGGTCGCCACCGACATCCGTCTGTGGCTGCGCGAGGAAATCGACCACATCCTCGCGGAACTCAAGCGCGCGCGCCGCGGCCTGCTCGATCTCGCCGAGCGCGAGGCCGACACCATCATGCCCGGTTTCACCCACCTGCAGGTCGCCATGCCCGTCACCTTCGGCCACCACCTGCTCGCCTGGTACGAAATGCTCGCCCGCGACAGCGCGCGCCTGCGCGATGCGCGTCGCCGGGTCAACGTCATGCCGCTCGGCGCCGCCGCGCTTGCCGGCACCACCTACCCCATCGACCGCGCCTACGCGGCCAGCCTGCTCGGCTTCGAGGGCGTCGCGGCGAACTCGCTCGACGCCGTCTCCGATCGCGACTTTGCGATCGAGACCTGCGCCGCCGCCGCGCTCATCATGACCCACCTCTCGCGCATGTCCGAGGAAATGATCCTGTGGGCCTCGGCGCAGTTTGGCTTCGTCGACCTGCCCGACCGCTTCTGCACCGGCTCGTCGATCATGCCGCAGAAAAAGAATCCGGACGTACCCGAGCTGCTGCGTGGCAAGGCCGGCCGCGTCAACGGCGATCTGATCAGCCTGCTGACCCTGATGAAAGGCCAGCCGCTCGCCTACAACAAGGACAATCAGGAAGACAAGGAACCCCTGTTCGATGCGGTCGATACCGTGCGCGGCAGCCTGCGCGTGTTCGCCGACATGGTCCCGGCCATCGAGCCACGCCGCGAGCGCATGCGCGCCGCCGCCATGCAGGGCTATGCCACGGCCACGGATCTGGCCGACTATCTGGTGCGCAAGGGCGTGCCCTTCCGCGATGCCCACGAAGTCGTCGGCAAGGCCGTGCGCCACGGCATCGAGCGCGACCTCGATCTCAGCGAACTGCCGCTCGACGAGCTGCAGGCCTTCAGCGACCAGATCGGCCCGGACGTCTTCGACGTACTGACCCTGGAAGGCTCCGTCGCGGCCCGCGGCCACTACGGCGGCACCGCGCCCGACGCGGTGCGGGCGAGGATCAAGGAAGCGCGTACGACGCTGGAGAACGAATAAACGCGTCGCGGTCATTCACGCCGGTTCCGGCTGCTCGACGGCGGCGCATGCCGGCGCGACGCGTGAGGCCCGAATCACATGTCCGAGGGGCTGACCACGCCGCGTCCGCCCTTGTTCAGCACATGCGTATAGCGCATCGTGGTTTCGACATGCCGATGGCCCAGCAGCTCCTGCACCGTGCGAATATCGTAGCCCGACTGCAGCAAATGGGTTGCGAACGAATGGCGTAGCGTGTGCGGCGTCGCCTGCTTGACGATGCCCGCATCGCGCACCGCCCGCTTCATCGCGCGCTGTATGCCCTTTTCATCCAGATGATGGCGGCGCTCGACCCCTGAGCGCGGGTCGATGGATCGCTTCACCGAAGGAAATACATACTGCCAACCCCACTCGCGTCCTGCGCCGGGATACTTCCGCGCCAGTGCGAACGGCAGATAAACCTCGCCGAAGCCCTGGGCAAGATCGTTCTCGTGCAGCGTCTTGACCTGGGCAAGATGCGCCCTCAACTCATCGGCCAGCCGGGTCGGCAGCATCGTTATCCGATCCTTGTTGCCCTTGCCTTCCCGGACCACGATTTCGCCACGCTCGAAATCCACATCCTTGACGCGCAGACGAATGCCTTCCATCAAGCGCATGCCCGTGCCGTACAACAGGCGCGCGAGCAGCGAGTGGATGCCTGACAAATGTCCCAACACCGCCTCGACTTCGTTTTTGGTCATCACGACCGGCAGCCGCTCGCCGCGCTTTGCGCTCGTCACGCCATCCAGCCAGGGCAGCTTGATGCCCAACACTTCGCGGTAAAGGAAAAGCAGCGCGCTTTTCGCCTGATTCTGCGTGGATGCGGAAACCCGCCCCTCGACGGCGAGGTGGCTCAGGAACGCTTCAATTTCGGCTGCGCCCAATTCCCGAGGATGGCGTTTGCCATGAAACAGAATGTAACGCCGGGCCCAGTCGACATAAACGGCTTCGGTGCGGATGCTGTAATGCAGCGTCCGCAAGCGTTCGCGGACTTGATCGAGCAGTTTCGGCTTTGAATTCGTGTCCGAGGTGTGTTTGCG encodes the following:
- a CDS encoding integron integrase, whose amino-acid sequence is MSSQQPHPINTRKHTSDTNSKPKLLDQVRERLRTLHYSIRTEAVYVDWARRYILFHGKRHPRELGAAEIEAFLSHLAVEGRVSASTQNQAKSALLFLYREVLGIKLPWLDGVTSAKRGERLPVVMTKNEVEAVLGHLSGIHSLLARLLYGTGMRLMEGIRLRVKDVDFERGEIVVREGKGNKDRITMLPTRLADELRAHLAQVKTLHENDLAQGFGEVYLPFALARKYPGAGREWGWQYVFPSVKRSIDPRSGVERRHHLDEKGIQRAMKRAVRDAGIVKQATPHTLRHSFATHLLQSGYDIRTVQELLGHRHVETTMRYTHVLNKGGRGVVSPSDM
- the argH gene encoding argininosuccinate lyase, with the translated sequence MSDQRVDKLWGGRFSESTDAFVEAFTASVDFDRRLYRHDIEGSKAHAHMLAHVGVLSDRECDDIVAGLDEILGEIERGEFEWSVGLEDVHMNIEARLTARIGAAGKKLHTGRSRNDQVATDIRLWLREEIDHILAELKRARRGLLDLAEREADTIMPGFTHLQVAMPVTFGHHLLAWYEMLARDSARLRDARRRVNVMPLGAAALAGTTYPIDRAYAASLLGFEGVAANSLDAVSDRDFAIETCAAAALIMTHLSRMSEEMILWASAQFGFVDLPDRFCTGSSIMPQKKNPDVPELLRGKAGRVNGDLISLLTLMKGQPLAYNKDNQEDKEPLFDAVDTVRGSLRVFADMVPAIEPRRERMRAAAMQGYATATDLADYLVRKGVPFRDAHEVVGKAVRHGIERDLDLSELPLDELQAFSDQIGPDVFDVLTLEGSVAARGHYGGTAPDAVRARIKEARTTLENE